The region CTAGCCGTGAGATCTTGGTGAGTTAACACTACTTCTAatcccatttcctcatctgtaagctCAGAGAACAGTGCCTCCCTCAGCACTGGACCACAGTGACATGGGATACACCCTTCTCCTTGGAGGGGCCTGGAGGAGACCAGTTCTGTGTACAGGGTGTGGGCAAGCTTGGACTGCTCTGTCTGTTCTCATGTGATGCCCAATGCTGTCCTGTTTTTGTTAGAAACAGAATTCTCACAGCAGTTTCTGCTGGGCTGagcagagctcagaggagctCCCTTGTGCTGTTTAGGCCAGTGCCTTAAAGAGTGGGTGCCTCAAGTCGGAGGGAGCACTGTCAGTGGGCAAGAACGTCAAGGGGGGGTCTCAGAAGGTCTGATACAGCCGCTCCCTCCATGCCTGGAAATTTTCAGCTCCTCCCCGAGCTAAGCCTTAAGGCTGGGCTCTCTCTCAGAGTTGAAAGCATAGGACCAGTAGCCCTGATTTTCTGGGACCAAGTAGGTATTGTCTGTGGACAGCAGGTGGCGCTGGGACCTCAGTTCTGCTGGTTCACAGTCACCAGTGTGTAAGGTACATGTGTGGGTGAAGGAAGGTTACTCTGGATGGGGCCCGGAGGATGGTGCTGCCAGAGGCTCCTCATTAGCGAAGCCCCTGCCCCTGGCTTTAAAGACATCCAAGCTGAGACCCAAGAGCCAAGCATTGTCCCTAGAACTCTGGGATGACTGAGTAGCTTCTTGTCCCTTCTTCCTCTAAACCAGAAACAGGCTAGCTCAGCAAGGAAGGGAATCAATGTTGGGAGACTGTGAGTGCAAGGAAGGAGCATCTTAGAGCCTGGGCCAGCAGCTTCTGGCCCTTCAGTCCTGCCGCTGGAGTAGCCTGGGACAAACTCTCACTGATCCAACCAAAGCCCTCAAACTGCAGCAATGACCCTGGCTTGTTGTCCTGTACACTGTccatcacttattcattcattcattcattcattcacttgacaGTTACTCAGTGCCAGTCACAGTACTGAATTAGGCACAGTCCCTGGCGTCAAGGAGCCATGGACTTGAGGAAGGGAGACAGAAACTTCAACACAGGCAAAAGGAGAATGCCCACATGTACAGAGGTAGGGAGGGGACCGTCACTTTCCAGaggaatcagggaaggcttcacagaggcaTCATCTGACCTGGATTTTTATGGatttcaacaggaagcaatgggCAGTCCAGGCAAAGGGAATAACGTAAGCAGAAGCTCAGAGGTAGGAAGGTCAATGTTGTATGCAAGGAGGGGCTACTGAGGCTGCCAGAGGAGAGGGTGGTTGCACAGGGTCTCGGCCAGAGAACAGGGAGCTGTAAGGCTGGAAAGCAGGCCAATCCTGAAATCATGGGCCTAGCCTTGAGCAGAAGTTGATGGGGAACAACCAGAGGCACTTGACATGGGAGGGAATGATGTCTTTTAATAAGACCACTCTGGTAGCTGCATGGCAGAAGGACTGCAGGTGAGATGGAGACAAAAAGCACAGGTAACGGGAAATTACATGTCTCCTGTCATCAAGGTCTGAGCTGGGAGGGGGTCTTGTGTAGAAAGGAAGACCAGGCAGAGAAATTCATCACCAGGGGACATATAATAGCACCTTCTCTCTGAACATTCGCTTGCTCAGTTGTCTCATCATGTGGCTGATTCAACAGCAGTCACaagagttaacatttattgagcacttatttaGAATGAGGCACTTAAGCATTTGACATATGCTTTTCACTTACTCCCACAACAGttctgtgaggtaggtactattagtatccccactttatagatgaggcaactgaggcacagaaaggttaagttatGTGACCAAGGTCTTAGAACTAGAGCCAGGATAGGAACTCAGACAGTTGTTTTGAGAGCTTATGCTCCATTCACCACACTAATGCACATGACATCCGCACCTCTCTCCCTGAGCTCCCTTGCCTTCCAGCAGATCCCTGGGAGTGGAGCCGGACCCAGGGCTATAAGTCTGGTGGGTGCCCAGGACAGATAGTCAGACaggctggcagggctgggctACCTGAGGCAGAAAGGAAAAGTCTCTCTGAATAAGGGGAAGAGGACCAGACCCAGGTCCCTTTCCTGGTCTCCCAGGAATATGGAACCTCTGGAATGTGGGCTGGTAGctgccagcccctgccctccctgcccaccaaCAAGAACCGTTCAGAGTTGAGATCATGAAGGGAGAAGCTTTATTGACAATGGAGAAGACAATATTCTGGGCAAGTACACACAGCACTGCTCCAAGAGTCCAGCTTGGGGTCAGGCCCGTCAGGACCAAGGGCTTCTTCGCCTTGGGGACCTCGCCCACCCCCACCATCCTGAGCTTTCCAGCATCTCCTTTTCTAGCAACCCAAAGACCTTCCATGGCTTCTGGACCAAGCGAGTGGCAGCCACTGGTGGGGAGCCAGGACCAGAGTATGGTCTGAGGCCTGTCAAGTGTGGTGGACACAGACCCCTGGCCTCTCCTCAGCCTCTTTCAGCTTGGCACTCCAGGGTCTGCCCCAGCAACTCCTGCTCCCCAGGGCAGGGGACAGAACGGGAGCAGCAGATGCAGCCCAGGGAGCCCCCCAGTGAAGAAGCCTTAGGGTGAGGGGCACAGGGGCCCATCTCCCCTTCCCTGTGCCTGAGCAGAGCTCAGCAAGCTGAACCTTCTGGTGACATGTCCTTCCTGCTTGAGCCTGCCGGGTGGAGGGGAGCCCCGTCAGCCCCAGCCTGCCCATGTAGGCTCCACACCTCCAACCCGCCGGCTGGACTGTGCTCCCTCACTGACTGCCCTCCCCAACAGGCTGGGCCCACCCTTTCATCCATCGCTTTTTTCAGGGACCAGGTAGGGGCTGCAGCCTGACCACAGGCATCTCTTGGGGCCACAGACATAGAACAGCAGTCTTCCAATCTGGGGACTCTTCTCCCCCACCCACCTTCCCAGCTTGCAGCCAGTTGGTTGTGGGGGCCCAGGACTAGATGGAGACCCAGCTTTAGGACCTGATACTTCCCACAGCTCCTCCAgcctggggcagcaggagggagaTGAGCCAGTCCTGAGTtggggctgggaggagcaggGACAAAAATAACCCAGTACAGGCTCCCGCTGAGGCCAGAAATAGCGTAGTGACAAGTGCCTTGTAACACCCTGGGCGAGCAGCAGGCAGGAAGGCAGAGCTGAGGAGGGCCTAGCATCACACCAGGTCCGGGCCTGGCCAAGAGGTCCACACCACATCTACTCTACATACCATGCCACACTGCCCCACACACACATGCGGAGGAGGGCCCAAGGGAGCAGGGCTCAAGACAGGGAATCTGGAGAGATGCTGAACTTGGGCTTGGCCTTGGCCACAGCCATGCTGCGCTTGCGCAGGGGCCCACGGGCAAGGGTCAGGACATCCAGCAGGCTTGGGTCCTCATCAAGTTGGCGGGCTGTGCAGAGCGGCGTGGGCACTTTGATGGTGTTGCCAAACTTGGAGTAATCCACGGAGTAGCGGCCATCCTCCTCGGTCACGATGGGTACAAATCGCTGGCCCCACAGGATCTCATCGGCCAGGTACGAGGTGCGTGCCTGGGTGGTGATGCCCGTGGTTTCCACCACGCCTTCCAGGATGACAATGATCTCAAGGTCCTGATGGTGGTGCAGGTCACAGGGCGCCAGGTCATAGAGCGGGCTGTTGGCATCAATGACGTGGTAAATGATGAGGGGTGCCACCAGGAAGATACTATTGCCACCCACACCGTTCTCCATGGGGATGTCCACCTGGTGGAGGGGTACCACCTCGCCCTCAGGGCTGGTGGTCTTGCGCACCACCTGCATGTGGATGGTGGCGCTGATGATCATGCTCTTGCGGAGGTCGCCCACACGCAGCATGAAACAGAGGCGGCCATGGCGCAGGGCAATGACTGCATGCTTGCTGAAGATGAGGGTCTCGGCCCGCCGGTGGGCCTGGGCAGTCTTCATGAAGATGCAGCCCAGCATGATGGCGTTGATCATGAGCCCCACGATGTTCTGCACAATGAGGATCAGGATGGCCAGAGGGCACTCCTCTGTCACCATGCGCCCGCCGAAACCAATGGTCACCTGGACCtcaatggagaaaaggaaagcagaTGAAAAGGAGTGGATGCTGGTGACACAGGGCACAGTGGCACCGTCGCCAGGGGCCTCGCTAGGGGCCAGGTCACCATGGGAGAAGGCAATGAGCCACCAGACCATGGCAAAGAGCAGCCAGCTGCACAGGAAGGACATGGTGAAGATGAGCAGCGTGTATGGCCACTTGAGGTCCACCAGGGTGGTAAACACGTCCTGCAGAAAGCGGCCCTGCTCCCGGATGTTCTTGTGGGCCACGTTGCAGTTGCCGTTCTTGGACACGAAGCGGGCCTTCCGCTCACGTGCATGGTACCGGGGTTCTGCAGGGTCTTCTGCTAGCCTTGTCAGCACATACTCCTCAGGGATGATGCCCTTGCGGGACAGCATGGCTCCAGCAACCACCAGGGAGAGGCTTCCCCCATGGGGGGAACCCCCTGACCAAGCTTAGGACCTACTGTGGGATTCCTTCCCTGGGACCAGCCTCAGGCTGCGCTGGCCTCACTTCTGAGACGCCTCCCCAACCAGCCTCATCCCCACATCCACCTGGCCCCTGCTTCACTTCTTTATACCAGCCTCACACCTCAACCCACCTGCCCACTGCCTAGTGAACCCCCCACTCTGCCTGTTCCTCACTTGGCATTAGATTCCAGTTCAACTCTCCTCCACCCTCTGACCACCCCTGGACATCTCCCTAGGACCCCTTCTCCACTCCCAGCCTTCCTTCTCAACCCACCTCTCCCACCTGGGAACGTCACACCTCCGGGTCTTACCAACTGACCAGACCTCACACAACCCACACTGTGTCTCTCATCTCACCCATTTCTGCCCCAGGCTCCCCTCCAAGCTCCAGTTTCATACCGTCTCACCTCCAGGAATGCTCCCTCTTTCCTACCCAACCCCCTGTAAAGCTCTCGCCGCTCTTCGAAACCCCCTCCAGCTCTCGTCCTCTCTTGTCTCCTTGGGATCCTGCGCCCTCCAGAGTCACCACCCTACCCAGCTCCACTCCAGATCCCCTCGCCCCCAGCGCGCCCTGGCGGGGCTCACTCGGCGTCCCGGCCTCCCGGCTCCCCGCCGCCGCAAGCACGCCGGCGCCGCGCCCCAGCCGTCGCTCCGTCCCTGCCCCGCCCGCTTGTCGCCGCAGCACCTGCTCCTGCTCCTCAAGCCGCAGTCAtcgcctccccgccccctcctgctGCCCGGGCACTGGCGGCGGGCCGTCCTCCTGTCCGTCTGTCCGTCAGTTGGCCCGCGGATACCGACCTGTGCTAGGTGGGGTGGAAGATTGAGGGCACTGGGCTCCTGAGGCGTGGAGTAGGGGCCAGGGGCCGCCAGGGGGAGCCCGATCTATTCCTGGGCTGGAGGGCGGGCGGGCACAGGCGCAAGTCCCGCCCCTCGCCATTCACCTCTCCGCCGTCTTCTTCCTCCCGGCTCACAGTTTGGCCTTGGGAATTTGCCCAATCAGATGGACCGAAAGGTTTCTCCAGCCCACAGGCTATGAAATTAGGGCGGaacggggccgggggtgggacgTGAAGGGAGTCGTCACCCGCCTTCTTAGTCTTGGAACCGGTACCCTCATCGccctggctcccctcccccaatTTTCCCATCCTCAATTGGGTCAATATCAACCTCCCAGCACTGGACTTTGCGGGGTCCCAAGGAAAGGAGGCACCGAGAGGCTGTGTCAGCGATCTGGTGACTGGGGGAGATGGCACGAGGACTTCTCAACTGATCGCTTCTTCTCTTTGGAGATGCTTTTAATCTTTTCTGGGTCACGGatcctttgagaatctgatgcaAGCCGTGATCTCCCCAGAAAATAAATGCATCTTAGTAGGTGTAGAAACATAGTTTAACACCCACTGCAGGGGATGCTGGATGCTGCAGTCCAGAAACCTGGGTGGTTGCACCTTCTCAATCATGACCCCATACCCAAACCCACCCCTGCATTTTAAAGAGGGTTTGAGCTGGCCCTTGTTTTACAGTTCCTTCACCCACAGCCTCATTTCTTCTATCATAGATAATGGAAAGCACCTGGGTCTGTCTGAGGGGCTGTTTTAGGGCTGGTTTGTGCACTGGGGGTCCCAAGCCCTTAGCCTGAACATGAGTGGTGTTTCTATCACAGGCATCCCATCCCTGTGGCTTGGGATCAAGGTCTGCCCCCCAATTCTCAGGTGGGAGAGAAAGCCTGCAGTAATGGCCCCACTCCCTCTCTTTGGCTGAAGTCCTTATGGAGAAACCCCAGACCCATGTGTGTTCATTTGTCGGCGTGAGGGCTTAAAGTAGGGGCTGGAAAGATAGGGACAGTGGGAGTGTGGACCACAGTGGGACAGAATGTAGTTTTCATATtgagttttcctctttttctccgaTACCCACCTTCAGGCAAAGTGAACACTACTACTCATGATAAAAATGATCTTGGGCTATATTACCAGAGGTGCAGTGCTTAGCATGGGAAGGGGGAAAACAGGATGAGCAGAGTGGGGAGCTCAAGGAGACAGAGTTACACAGGAAACTTCTGAAACAACAGCAACTGTTCAGCCATCAGAAAAAGAACATTGGAGAGCCTTCCCAGGGAATTTGGGTACTACTGCAGAAATCCTGGGGTTCAAGGCAGATGGACAAATTAGTTTGTGTTGCCCAAAGTATAGAACCGGTATAGACACTGAATAGAACAGAGGCAGGCTTTGATTTCATATATTAAAGAGTCAGTTCTAGTAACCAGAAATGACCCAGGTGTGTAGGGTATCCAAGTCAAGGTTGGCCAACCACCAGGCGTGCTATAGGGAGGTTTGGTCTGGTATGGCCTTGGTGTGGGCAGTGCCCTGCCCCTGCTACTTCCATTCTCCCTCCCCAGGCTCTGCTCCTGGGAGACCCAACAGTGGAGGGAGCTGCTGGGCCCCCAGAGGCATCTCAAGAGCTAGAAAAGCCAGGATCTGCCCCAGTGTGGCCCTGAGGCCTCAGGTGTTCTCAACTCTGCCCTTTCCAGGAGGATGAGCCCCACTCCCAAAGGGCTCAGCCTCCTGCTCTACTCCATCCTGTACCTCCTCATACTCATCTCCCTCAAACACTGCACTTGTCAAGTTCTTTCTAACTCAAAAATCTTTTCCACTTCCCTTTTGTGCATAGGCTCGTCCCAGACTCCTTGTCTTGGCATTCAAGGCTCTCCTTCCCCTTGGGCCCTTTCCTCTAACTCTCTGCTTATCTAATTCCCATCCTTCCCACACTCAACTCAAATCCTGCCTCTCCCAGGCAGCCTGCCAGTCCTCACAGAGAACCCCCTTCCTGAGCTCCTCTGCTCCTGGAACAGACAGAAGGGTCTTTGCTGGGCCCCTTCCAATGACTGATGGGTTTTCCTTACATTGGGAACAAGAGGGCACAGGCCCAAGACTCCTGGGTCTACACCCCAGAAGCTGGTGCAGCCAATACTGAAGGCAACATGTAAACAATAATGAAATGATATGTAAATGATCACCCATCATTTCTTGGCTGAGAAGAGAGCAGGTGTGCACTCCTGTTTTCTGATGCACATAGGAGTCTGAGGACAGCGGTTATCATAGTTTCCACAGTGTCTGGGCCCCAGCATCTCCCAGTCACTACCTGGCTGACTTGTGGTATATGTACTGTGCTTTCCCTCTGAACAGCCACCCTGAATGCCCCTATATGTGAGATGGAGACGGGGACATGTGATTCAGGCTTTGCCAGTGTATTCCAGCCCTTTGACCACAGTGACTGAGGGTGAGGATGTGACCCAAGTTGGTCCATTGAGATTTGCTCCCAAGATTTTTGCTGGAACTACTGGGGAAGAGCATCTCTTTTTCAGAGGCATAGGATGTAAGCTGGACGTGCTAGTGGCCAACTGTCATGGGGGATGGAGAGGAAGATGGAATCCAAACACCTGGATCCAGCACCTCCTGGAAGTAGTACACCTCATGGCCTTCTCAGTCACAGGACAACAAATTCCAGTTTTTATTTGTCACTTTGAGTTGGGTTCCTGTCATTTGTAATGGAAATAGCGCTAATCCAGGGTACTCGGGGGCCCACAATTTTAACCCAAGTATTCAATCTGATGAGATAATCACAAAAAATGCTATAACCTTGTTAAGGACTGACTTGCTTCCCctgccaaattcatatgttggagcCCCTGCCCCCCAGTGTGACTATACAGTGGAGACAGGGCCAGTGAAGGCGTAAttaggttaaatgagatcatagtaGTGCAGCCTCATCTAATATGACTGGTACCCTAATAAGGAGAGACTAGGGACGTGCACGCAGAAGAAATGCCATGTGAGGACGCAGAGAGAAGATGGCTGTCTggaaccaaggagagaggcctcaggagaaaccaaacctgccacactttggtcttggacttccagcctccagaatcatcagaaaaaaaaattctgcttgttaagccacccagtctgcggtATTTTGTTGTGGGAGACTAATACAACCCTGCAGACTTAGACAGCCCTCGTTTCAAGATGAGGAGACACACTTTTGCCCACACTCACACAGCTTCCTGGGGTCTGCTGCTTCCACAGGACCCACTGTCTGCCCACGTCCCTGCCCCCCAGACCCATGGCCTCCGGTAGGAAATAATCAATCTCTTTATTTACAAGTGATTTACAGTTAGAAAGTCCAGGTggcaggtggggcagggtggggcacTTGGGCGGGCAGGTCACTTGTCTGCATGGACAAAAGAGGCGAAGACACTATCTTTCCGGCTGAGCAGCTTCTCTGGCTTGTCGAACTCAAGGATGGCGCCGCGCTTGAGGACAATCACCAGGTCTGCACTCAGGATGGTGTGCACGCggtgctgggcagggcagggaggggctgtcagggtggtgggggaagggcgggGGCAGCTGAGGGCATCCCTCCTGCAGCCTGTGGCCAGAACGCCCTATCTGTGGTGGCTGCCTTTTCCCCTGTGGCTGTGACTTCAGCCTTCCCTCTGCTAATGCCACTCTCTACCTCACCACGTCTCagctctgcccccacctccaggctTCAAGATGAGGAGATCCTCCAACACCCCCTATCTCCCATTTCCTATGGAGAAGTAACTCTAGCCTCGTCCATAGGGCCTTTGGGACAGGGTGGACCTTGGAACGCGGAGAAAGAGGAGAGGTCTGAGGGACGTGCAGGTGCAAACCCTCCTACACCCCAAATCCTGCAATGTAGGCTCCCTGCAAGCCCACCAGACTCCTTGCCCTGCACTGCCCCAGGGCTTTCTCTTAATTATCAGGTGTAGGTGAGCCAAGAGGCTGCCCACTGATGACAGCCCCAGGAGGCCAGCCCTCTCTCTGGGTGTCCCCCCGCACCCCACCAGTGGGCCCCTTACCGCGATGGTGACCACAGTGCGGTCTGCGAAGGCTGTCATCACCACCTTCTGGAGGATGTTTTCCTGCCAGGTGGGAGCAGTAGCTGTTGGCTCATCTGCCCAGAGGATGGGGTTTGGTCTGGCTTCGGGGATGTGGGGCCCAGGTTTGTGGCCCAGCTCTCATCTGACCCCAACCCTAGCCCCACCACCTCCCTCTGGCCCTAGTCCCCACAGGACCGACCAGGTTCCCAGCGTTCAGGGTATGCTGTGTTGTGGGAATGGTTGTGAAGTGTGTGggtccattgtgtatatatgtgttacGAACATGCCCTAAGACTAGCTGGATTGAGGGTCCCCCAGCCTTTCACCTTATTTTCACTCCAAATGACCCTTGATGTTAAAGGTGACTTGAGTTTCAGGACCGCTTTGTGCAAACTTCATCCTAACAGCCCCTGAAAACCCTCTCCAAAACCCCCACCCTATGGGTAAGCCCAGTACCGACCGTGGCCATGTCGATGGAAGCCGTGGCTTCGTCCATAATGAAGATGCTGGTCTTCCTCACAAAGGCCCGGGCCAGGCAGAACAGCTGCCTCTGGCCCTGGCTGAAGTTCTCCCCTCCTTCTGTGATGATGGCATCTGTAAACAGCCCCAGGGAGGCAGAGCAGGCCTGAATTAACCCTGTGTCGTGAGTTTAGTGGATGGAGTGGCTTGTGGGTGTCAGGAAATGTGTGTACTGGGGCAAATATGTAGGTGTGTGCTGTGGGTACAGGTGTGCACAAGGTTGCTGCACCTTATACAAC is a window of Vicugna pacos chromosome 10, VicPac4, whole genome shotgun sequence DNA encoding:
- the KCNJ11 gene encoding ATP-sensitive inward rectifier potassium channel 11 → MLSRKGIIPEEYVLTRLAEDPAEPRYHARERKARFVSKNGNCNVAHKNIREQGRFLQDVFTTLVDLKWPYTLLIFTMSFLCSWLLFAMVWWLIAFSHGDLAPSEAPGDGATVPCVTSIHSFSSAFLFSIEVQVTIGFGGRMVTEECPLAILILIVQNIVGLMINAIMLGCIFMKTAQAHRRAETLIFSKHAVIALRHGRLCFMLRVGDLRKSMIISATIHMQVVRKTTSPEGEVVPLHQVDIPMENGVGGNSIFLVAPLIIYHVIDANSPLYDLAPCDLHHHQDLEIIVILEGVVETTGITTQARTSYLADEILWGQRFVPIVTEEDGRYSVDYSKFGNTIKVPTPLCTARQLDEDPSLLDVLTLARGPLRKRSMAVAKAKPKFSISPDSLS